A stretch of Myceligenerans xiligouense DNA encodes these proteins:
- a CDS encoding helix-turn-helix domain-containing protein yields MRGLNCSIDGGVRGVPPNLVSGITLGLNLRGAGRGDGLIGSTGFDARARAIDRGSRMAAQSALTGTQGEARREEIGVVSAFVFKLLRSAAGCRQVDVAEHLRVDVTTIQGWESGRRPLSALTGTSLLRLRNSLIALGAPAAAANTLVEAVEADVILSTAITAGPVVSDVQAHPLGVAVLRRSLLALVTWPFTGMAPAVLRPLGAPLGRGPVPTHPQLSARMTDRFFDHLLTIADSARNGGSAPLRRQAVYLLGYDRRPSTMAWLITEYQRIVRTSGATSTPTDFLLGRSAALGLARQGDLDPIQRFIGTDLTQPQHVTANLVYWAYWLGEIPDAYASDDDMLTGGATVWTGHRLMEHLLNHLHDPKHADLNAHTLWSLVLARPNLLDAGPVSRTDASTKVESAIHDGLDPRARRELSEVYFATRLAGR; encoded by the coding sequence ATGAGGGGGCTGAATTGCTCTATTGATGGCGGGGTTCGCGGCGTTCCGCCTAACCTTGTGAGCGGCATCACGCTCGGTCTCAACCTTCGCGGAGCGGGGCGTGGAGATGGACTGATCGGGAGTACGGGTTTCGACGCGCGTGCACGGGCGATCGACAGGGGAAGCCGCATGGCAGCACAGTCAGCACTGACTGGAACGCAGGGCGAGGCCCGCCGCGAGGAAATCGGCGTGGTCTCGGCCTTCGTCTTCAAGCTGCTGCGCAGTGCCGCTGGCTGCCGCCAGGTCGACGTTGCCGAGCATCTGCGGGTGGATGTCACCACGATCCAGGGATGGGAGAGCGGGCGGCGTCCGCTGTCCGCGCTGACCGGGACGAGCCTGCTCAGGCTCCGCAACAGCCTGATCGCTCTCGGGGCCCCGGCTGCGGCGGCAAACACTCTCGTCGAGGCCGTTGAGGCGGACGTGATTCTGTCCACGGCCATCACTGCGGGCCCCGTCGTGTCCGATGTTCAGGCTCACCCGCTGGGAGTGGCGGTTCTGCGCCGGTCATTGTTGGCGCTGGTCACCTGGCCGTTCACGGGCATGGCACCCGCAGTCCTGCGGCCTCTCGGTGCGCCGCTGGGGCGTGGCCCGGTGCCGACCCATCCGCAGCTGAGCGCCCGGATGACAGACCGGTTCTTCGACCACCTGCTGACCATCGCGGACTCCGCCAGGAACGGTGGCAGCGCACCCCTGCGCCGGCAAGCGGTCTACCTCCTCGGCTACGACCGCCGGCCGAGCACGATGGCATGGCTCATCACCGAGTATCAGCGCATCGTCCGCACGAGCGGCGCGACGAGCACCCCGACGGACTTCCTCCTGGGCAGGTCGGCAGCGCTCGGGCTCGCGCGGCAGGGCGACCTGGATCCGATCCAGCGGTTCATCGGGACCGATCTCACTCAGCCCCAGCACGTGACCGCCAACCTGGTCTACTGGGCCTACTGGCTCGGGGAGATCCCCGACGCCTACGCGTCCGACGACGACATGCTCACCGGTGGCGCAACGGTCTGGACAGGCCATCGCCTGATGGAGCACCTGCTCAACCACCTCCACGACCCGAAGCACGCCGACCTGAACGCCCACACCCTGTGGTCGCTCGTCCTGGCGAGACCGAACCTGCTCGACGCAGGCCCGGTCAGCCGCACCGACGCATCGACAAAGGTCGAGTCCGCCATTCATGATGGCCTCGACCCGCGCGCCCGCCGCGAGCTGTCCGAGGTGTACTTCGCCACCCGCCTCGCCGGGCGCTGA
- a CDS encoding HD domain-containing protein, whose product MTDHVTDPDAAAVADFAHEMGVLKRLRRAGWWQVGVRDPESVAEHSLRVAQLAALIAAEEGADPARAAYLGLWHDSQETRITDIPHSARPYLGKADNEAVTRDQVRHMPDAAAKTISEAVVEFEAKETLEAQCAKDADKLECLLQALEYRAAGHQHVQKWIDSSRSGITTGFAARIADAALAGSTMNWHEQG is encoded by the coding sequence ATGACCGACCACGTGACCGACCCGGACGCTGCCGCCGTCGCCGACTTCGCTCACGAGATGGGCGTCCTCAAGCGACTGCGTCGTGCCGGATGGTGGCAGGTCGGTGTCCGTGACCCCGAGTCCGTCGCCGAGCACAGCCTTCGTGTGGCCCAGCTCGCCGCACTCATCGCCGCCGAAGAAGGCGCCGACCCCGCCCGCGCCGCCTACCTCGGCCTGTGGCACGACTCGCAAGAGACCCGGATCACCGACATCCCGCACTCGGCGCGTCCCTATCTCGGCAAGGCCGACAACGAAGCCGTCACCCGCGACCAGGTGCGGCACATGCCCGACGCCGCAGCCAAGACCATCAGCGAAGCCGTGGTCGAGTTCGAGGCCAAGGAGACCCTGGAAGCACAGTGCGCCAAGGACGCCGACAAGCTCGAATGCCTCCTCCAAGCCCTGGAATACCGAGCAGCCGGACACCAGCACGTCCAGAAATGGATCGACAGCTCCCGCTCAGGCATCACCACGGGATTTGCTGCCCGCATCGCCGACGCAGCACTCGCAGGGAGCACGATGAACTGGCACGAACAAGGCTGA
- the glnA gene encoding type I glutamate--ammonia ligase, protein MFSNAEEAIAFTRNEGVEFVDVRFIDLPGVMQHFNIPVDQFSEDSFTEGLMFDGSSIRGFQAIHESDMKLVPDVATAFVDPFRKAKTLVINFSIVDPFTNEPYARDPRNIAAKAEAYLRSTGIADTAFFAPEAEFYIFDDVKFGTSQSESFYSIDSEEAWWNTGREEEGGNLGYKTRYKGGYFPTSPSDRFADLRDDMVKTLGKVGLSVERAHHEVGTAGQQEINYRFNTLLHAADDLMKFKYVIKNVAFEAGKSATFMPKPIFGDNGSGMHSHQSLWLGGEPLFYDEKGYGGLSDTARWYLGGILKHAPSLLAFTNPSMNSYHRLVPGFEAPVNLVYSARNRSASIRIPITGSSPKAKRIEFRAPDPSSNPYLAFSAMLLAGIDGIKNKIEPPAPVDKDLYELPPEEHALIPQVPTSLPEVLDALEADHEFLTAGDVFSEDLIATWIDYKRENEVDPIRLRPHPHEFELYYDI, encoded by the coding sequence ATGTTCAGCAACGCCGAGGAGGCAATCGCCTTCACCCGCAACGAGGGGGTGGAGTTCGTCGACGTCCGGTTCATCGACCTGCCGGGCGTGATGCAGCACTTCAACATCCCCGTCGACCAGTTCAGCGAGGACTCGTTCACCGAGGGCCTCATGTTCGACGGCTCGTCGATCCGCGGGTTCCAGGCGATCCACGAGTCCGACATGAAGCTCGTGCCGGACGTCGCCACGGCGTTCGTGGACCCGTTCCGCAAGGCCAAGACGCTGGTCATCAACTTCTCGATCGTGGACCCGTTCACGAACGAGCCCTACGCCCGCGACCCGCGCAACATCGCGGCCAAGGCCGAGGCGTACCTGCGCTCCACGGGCATCGCGGACACGGCGTTCTTCGCGCCCGAGGCGGAGTTCTACATCTTCGACGACGTGAAGTTCGGTACGTCGCAGTCCGAGAGCTTCTACTCGATCGACTCCGAGGAGGCCTGGTGGAACACCGGGCGCGAGGAGGAGGGCGGCAACCTCGGGTACAAGACCCGGTACAAGGGCGGCTACTTCCCCACCTCGCCGAGCGACCGTTTCGCGGACCTCCGCGACGACATGGTCAAGACCCTCGGCAAGGTCGGCCTCTCCGTCGAGCGCGCGCACCACGAGGTGGGCACCGCCGGCCAGCAGGAGATCAACTACAGGTTCAACACGCTGCTGCACGCCGCCGACGACCTGATGAAGTTCAAGTACGTCATCAAGAACGTGGCGTTCGAGGCCGGCAAGTCGGCGACGTTCATGCCGAAGCCGATCTTCGGTGACAACGGCTCCGGCATGCACTCCCACCAGTCCCTGTGGCTGGGTGGCGAGCCGCTGTTCTACGACGAGAAGGGCTACGGCGGCCTGTCCGACACGGCCCGCTGGTACCTCGGCGGCATCCTGAAGCACGCGCCGTCGCTGCTGGCCTTCACGAACCCCTCGATGAACTCGTACCACCGTCTGGTGCCGGGCTTCGAGGCCCCCGTGAACCTGGTCTACTCGGCCCGCAACCGCTCCGCCTCGATCCGCATCCCGATCACGGGCTCCTCGCCGAAGGCGAAGCGCATCGAGTTCCGCGCGCCGGACCCGTCGTCGAACCCGTACCTCGCGTTCTCCGCGATGCTGCTCGCCGGCATCGACGGCATCAAGAACAAGATCGAGCCGCCGGCGCCGGTCGACAAGGACCTGTACGAGCTGCCCCCGGAGGAGCACGCGCTCATCCCGCAGGTCCCGACGTCGCTGCCCGAGGTGCTCGACGCCCTCGAGGCCGACCACGAGTTCCTCACCGCCGGTGACGTCTTCTCCGAGGACCTCATCGCGACGTGGATCGACTACAAGCGCGAGAACGAGGTGGACCCGATCCGCCTGCGTCCGCACCCGCACGAGTTCGAGCTGTACTACGACATCTGA
- a CDS encoding DUF4191 domain-containing protein has product MARSNSGDSTRAGAAGSKKPKKQRWYHQVWAVYKMTHKQDPSVTWIMLGVFVAIVLLAEVIGLLWGHPIYMLIVGIPFGLLGAMFVLSRKAEKAAYTQIQGQPGAARAALGTVRGGWTFEDEPVAVDPRNQDFVFRGVGRAGVVLVSEGPAHRVRKLLDKETKRTARVLPNVPVTAIQCGDEEGQVPLTKLTRSVTKLKKRLTKSEVNEVGKRLKALGGARLPIPKGIDPTRMRPDRKAMRGR; this is encoded by the coding sequence ATGGCCCGTTCGAACTCCGGAGACAGCACGCGCGCAGGCGCGGCCGGCTCCAAGAAGCCCAAGAAGCAGCGCTGGTACCACCAGGTGTGGGCCGTCTACAAGATGACCCACAAGCAGGATCCGTCGGTGACGTGGATCATGCTGGGCGTCTTCGTGGCGATCGTGCTCCTCGCCGAGGTGATCGGCCTGCTGTGGGGCCACCCGATCTACATGCTGATCGTGGGCATCCCGTTCGGCCTGCTCGGCGCGATGTTCGTGCTGTCGCGCAAGGCGGAGAAGGCCGCCTACACGCAGATCCAGGGTCAGCCCGGCGCCGCCCGGGCCGCGCTCGGGACCGTGCGCGGCGGCTGGACGTTCGAGGACGAGCCGGTCGCCGTCGACCCTCGCAACCAGGACTTCGTGTTCCGCGGCGTCGGCCGTGCCGGGGTGGTGCTCGTCTCCGAGGGCCCCGCGCACCGCGTGCGCAAGCTCCTCGACAAGGAGACCAAGCGCACCGCCCGCGTGCTGCCGAACGTGCCGGTCACGGCGATCCAGTGCGGCGACGAGGAAGGCCAGGTCCCGCTGACCAAGCTCACCCGCTCGGTGACGAAGCTGAAGAAGCGGCTCACCAAGTCCGAGGTGAACGAGGTCGGCAAGCGGCTCAAGGCGCTCGGTGGCGCCCGGCTGCCCATCCCCAAGGGCATCGACCCGACCCGGATGCGCCCGGACCGCAAGGCGATGCGGGGGCGCTGA
- the lipA gene encoding lipoyl synthase, whose translation MTIAPEGRRMLRVEARNAATPIEKKPEWIKTRATMGPEYRDMKSLVKGEGLHTVCEEAGCPNIFECWEDREATFLIGGDQCTRRCDFCQIDTGKPAEFDRDEPRRVAESVRTMGLKYSTVTGVARDDLPDGGAWLYAETVRQIHAMNPGTGVELLIPDFNAIPELLDEVNDSRPEVLAHNVETVPRIFKQIRPAFRYERSLSVLTRAREAGLVTKSNLILGMGETIDEVKQALVDLHDAGCDLITITQYLRPSVRHHPVDRWVRPEEFVELSEFAEETGFLGVMAGPLVRSSYRAGRLWGQAMTKKGREIPEALKHLGEPTTARQEAASLLAPR comes from the coding sequence GTGACCATCGCACCCGAGGGACGCCGCATGCTCCGCGTCGAAGCGCGCAACGCGGCGACCCCCATCGAGAAGAAGCCCGAGTGGATCAAGACCCGGGCGACGATGGGGCCCGAGTACCGTGACATGAAGAGCCTGGTCAAGGGCGAGGGCTTGCACACGGTGTGCGAGGAGGCCGGCTGTCCCAACATCTTCGAGTGTTGGGAGGACCGTGAGGCGACGTTCCTCATCGGCGGCGACCAGTGCACGCGCCGCTGCGACTTCTGCCAGATCGACACCGGCAAGCCGGCCGAGTTCGACCGGGACGAGCCGCGCCGCGTGGCCGAGTCGGTCCGGACGATGGGCCTGAAGTACTCGACGGTGACGGGTGTCGCCCGCGACGACCTGCCCGACGGCGGCGCCTGGCTCTACGCCGAGACGGTGCGCCAGATCCACGCGATGAACCCGGGAACGGGTGTCGAGCTGCTCATCCCCGACTTCAACGCGATTCCCGAGCTGCTGGACGAGGTCAACGACTCCCGCCCGGAGGTGCTCGCGCACAACGTGGAGACGGTGCCGCGCATCTTCAAGCAGATCCGCCCGGCCTTCCGCTACGAGCGGTCGCTGTCCGTGCTGACGCGGGCGCGCGAGGCCGGCCTGGTGACGAAGTCGAACCTGATCCTCGGGATGGGCGAGACCATCGACGAGGTCAAGCAGGCTCTCGTGGACCTGCACGACGCGGGCTGCGACCTCATCACGATCACCCAGTACCTGCGCCCGTCGGTGCGGCACCACCCGGTGGACCGCTGGGTGCGGCCGGAGGAGTTCGTGGAGCTCAGCGAGTTCGCCGAGGAGACCGGCTTCCTGGGCGTGATGGCGGGGCCGCTGGTGCGCTCGTCGTACCGTGCGGGCCGCCTGTGGGGCCAGGCCATGACGAAGAAGGGGCGCGAGATCCCCGAGGCGCTCAAGCACCTGGGCGAGCCGACGACGGCCCGTCAGGAGGCGGCGAGCCTGCTGGCGCCGCGCTGA
- the lipB gene encoding lipoyl(octanoyl) transferase LipB, whose amino-acid sequence MENPIDIQRLTGHVDYHEGWDLQRRTHEAVRTGDGPDTLFLLEHASVYTAGRRTNRSEYPTDGTEVVDVDRGGKITWHGPGQIVAYPIVKLAQAFDVVGYVRTLEAAVMDVCARLGVETIRVEGRSGVWIAADGPDAAGPDGEPRLERKVCAIGARVAKGVTMHGLALNCDPDLAAFGKIVPCGIPAEDADVTSLSAELGRDVTVAEVLPLIEDALVRHLTPLLAVTRADDAAGADVPAAAPAGNTTPAGAVAAS is encoded by the coding sequence GTGGAGAACCCCATCGACATCCAGCGCCTCACCGGTCACGTCGACTACCACGAGGGCTGGGATCTGCAGCGCCGCACCCACGAGGCCGTGCGCACGGGCGACGGGCCCGACACCCTCTTCCTGCTGGAGCACGCGTCGGTCTACACCGCCGGGCGTCGCACCAACCGCTCCGAGTACCCCACCGACGGCACCGAGGTGGTCGACGTCGATCGCGGCGGCAAGATCACGTGGCACGGGCCCGGCCAGATCGTCGCGTACCCGATCGTGAAGCTGGCGCAGGCGTTCGACGTCGTCGGCTACGTCCGCACGCTCGAGGCCGCCGTCATGGACGTGTGCGCCCGGCTCGGCGTCGAGACCATCCGCGTCGAGGGGCGCTCGGGCGTGTGGATCGCGGCCGACGGCCCGGACGCGGCCGGGCCGGACGGCGAGCCCCGCCTGGAGCGCAAGGTGTGCGCCATCGGCGCCCGCGTCGCCAAGGGCGTCACCATGCACGGCCTCGCCCTGAACTGCGACCCCGACCTGGCCGCGTTCGGGAAGATCGTGCCGTGCGGGATCCCGGCCGAGGACGCGGACGTGACGTCCCTCTCGGCGGAGCTCGGCCGTGACGTCACCGTCGCCGAGGTGCTGCCCCTGATCGAGGACGCCCTGGTCCGTCACCTGACGCCGCTGCTCGCGGTGACCAGGGCCGACGACGCCGCGGGAGCGGACGTCCCGGCCGCGGCACCCGCCGGGAACACCACGCCCGCCGGAGCGGTTGCCGCCTCGTAG
- a CDS encoding DUF4132 domain-containing protein, producing the protein MFQAVRDKAGRKDVATIVSDGLKVLRIEGEALHERAVAYVVEGDGADLVLELQARDTKELDSALSGQRHHGLGWVDFEKRVRKATSGLTIEAARRARGRAHLSSRITPEQLSRLGRLLAAIASDPEVHAAVPEWFGVLAQDVALTCTTTRNDTGPVWTPEQLEAVARAGGLSDDDAVSAVIQLLLARPRENSYTRRPDVACFLRTAQASPYLAARPEAVDAEVRRLGASGKKAFCGFMAVRNAPEPLRGTLAALCADTAKGVRRAADEVVATLPDAEQVRLLAPLLESAPAGALDDVVTRIVGTDGGPAAIEAVLAGRRTASSGAASSGTGHGKGPGRAQDARILVLAKAVERLRALDTAEAQELRLPPYEPLPEVELGRQHVAAAVAHRDTMLAEAHAHRQRMLKEYKSSGRAKGDNWHVQSAERNIASLEQIDTEYLTRLMEVLSGREPASPAPSDKDGRRRYAATLSWLVDCLPKVAPETTLLHLARAARVGSGPHHQLWWLMRGRLDEVSDLRALRDVLVRAGYEDPDARIADLVFQRWWGVEEIPAQRMWAYFAERVGMLDQHLVPRDGYDAHRAPAIVLGILDKFPAAPAPLLPRLSALAMGAARTHRLEAQRVLARHPRVRALAEQGLTDGKSAVRMSAAGWLTNLGDKDALPALRTALGTERREDVRAAFLTALEALGDDIGEHLSPAKLAAEATKGLKKKAPVSMAWFPLDALPDLRWTDGTAVPREIVRWWVVLAVRLKEPSGEGLIARYVSLLDEPSRAALGSYVLRAWIAQDTRGPSAAESREHAEQAAQQQHKWAQHWLSQNPGSSWAQESAAVPLEEHYRRAYKAHQATYLGSATKDKGLLALTVGMPGGELAAAAQHFFKAHPQRRSQADSLVRALAANGDRPAVQLLLAVSRQFKLRTVRELAEELAGQLAEARGWSADQLADRTVQTAGFDADGVLRLSFGEREYTGRITDAFTIELRNDKGKVVKTPPSTPQGADDETRAAYKEARAQLTAGKKELKAVVELQTRRLREAMIQGRTWSAGEWREFVAEHPVMSRLAARVVWLADPGTPAKRAFRPDDGALVAVDDEDVTLGEGADDDGRTVGIAHAVTLAGGNGGADTPEAWREHLADYEVRPLFEQFATAVPETAEGARRVTDRRGWLTDSYTVRGRLLARGYQNGGVQDAGWFYEYTKEHPSAGLVAEIEFTGAFMGNENIPAAIKDLTFRKPGTWGDRGVVPLADVPPVLLAETYADYLDVASAGAYDPAWERKSEY; encoded by the coding sequence ATGTTTCAGGCTGTGCGCGACAAGGCCGGTCGCAAGGACGTGGCGACCATCGTGTCGGACGGGCTCAAGGTGCTGCGGATCGAGGGGGAGGCGCTGCACGAGCGCGCCGTCGCGTACGTCGTGGAGGGCGATGGTGCGGACCTGGTGCTGGAACTGCAGGCCAGGGACACGAAGGAGCTCGACTCGGCACTGAGCGGGCAGCGCCACCACGGCCTGGGCTGGGTCGACTTCGAGAAGCGCGTGCGCAAGGCGACGTCGGGCCTGACGATCGAGGCGGCGAGGCGGGCGCGTGGACGTGCCCATCTGAGCAGCCGCATCACGCCGGAGCAGTTGTCGCGCCTCGGCCGCCTCCTGGCAGCGATCGCCTCCGACCCGGAGGTGCACGCCGCGGTACCGGAGTGGTTCGGCGTCCTCGCCCAGGATGTCGCGCTCACCTGCACCACCACCCGCAACGACACCGGCCCCGTCTGGACGCCGGAGCAGCTCGAGGCCGTCGCCCGGGCGGGCGGCCTGTCCGACGACGACGCCGTCTCGGCGGTGATCCAGCTCCTCCTGGCGCGTCCACGCGAGAACTCCTACACGCGCCGCCCCGACGTGGCCTGCTTCCTCCGCACGGCCCAGGCGTCCCCCTACCTCGCCGCACGTCCCGAAGCGGTGGACGCCGAGGTGCGGCGGCTCGGAGCCTCGGGGAAGAAGGCGTTCTGCGGCTTCATGGCGGTGCGGAACGCCCCGGAACCCCTGCGCGGCACGCTCGCGGCCCTGTGCGCCGACACGGCGAAGGGCGTGCGACGGGCCGCCGACGAGGTGGTCGCGACGCTGCCGGACGCCGAACAGGTGCGCCTGCTCGCGCCACTGCTGGAATCGGCACCGGCGGGCGCGCTCGACGACGTCGTGACACGCATCGTGGGTACCGACGGCGGGCCCGCCGCGATCGAGGCGGTGCTCGCGGGGAGGCGGACGGCGTCGTCGGGTGCGGCATCCTCGGGTACGGGGCACGGCAAGGGGCCGGGCCGCGCGCAGGACGCCCGGATCCTGGTGCTGGCCAAGGCCGTGGAGCGGCTGCGGGCGCTCGACACCGCCGAGGCGCAGGAGCTGCGGCTCCCGCCGTACGAGCCGCTGCCCGAGGTCGAGCTCGGCCGGCAGCACGTCGCGGCGGCTGTCGCGCACCGCGACACGATGCTCGCCGAGGCCCACGCGCACCGGCAGCGCATGCTGAAGGAATACAAGTCCTCCGGCCGCGCCAAGGGCGACAACTGGCACGTCCAGAGCGCCGAGCGAAACATCGCCTCGCTGGAGCAGATCGACACGGAGTATCTGACACGGCTCATGGAGGTCTTGTCGGGCCGCGAGCCGGCGTCACCGGCCCCCTCGGACAAGGACGGGAGGAGGAGATACGCGGCCACGCTGTCGTGGCTCGTCGACTGCCTCCCCAAGGTGGCTCCCGAGACGACACTCCTGCACCTCGCGAGGGCCGCGCGTGTCGGAAGCGGGCCGCACCATCAGCTGTGGTGGCTGATGCGCGGCCGTCTCGACGAGGTCTCCGACCTGCGCGCCCTGCGCGACGTCCTGGTCCGTGCGGGCTACGAGGACCCGGACGCCCGGATCGCCGACCTCGTGTTCCAGCGCTGGTGGGGCGTGGAGGAGATCCCGGCGCAGCGCATGTGGGCGTACTTCGCCGAGCGAGTCGGCATGCTCGATCAGCACCTCGTACCCCGGGACGGCTACGACGCGCACCGGGCCCCGGCCATCGTGCTCGGCATCCTCGACAAGTTCCCGGCGGCGCCCGCCCCGCTGCTGCCCCGGCTGAGCGCGCTCGCCATGGGCGCCGCCAGGACCCACCGGCTGGAGGCCCAGCGCGTGCTCGCCCGGCATCCGCGGGTGCGGGCGCTCGCCGAGCAGGGACTGACGGACGGCAAGTCGGCGGTGCGGATGTCGGCGGCCGGATGGCTGACGAACCTCGGGGACAAGGACGCGCTGCCGGCTCTGCGCACGGCGCTGGGCACCGAACGCCGCGAGGACGTCCGCGCGGCGTTCCTCACGGCGCTGGAGGCACTGGGCGACGACATCGGCGAGCACCTCTCGCCGGCGAAGCTGGCCGCGGAAGCCACCAAGGGCCTGAAGAAGAAGGCCCCCGTCAGCATGGCGTGGTTCCCGCTCGACGCGCTGCCGGACCTGCGCTGGACGGACGGCACGGCGGTCCCCCGCGAGATCGTGCGCTGGTGGGTCGTGCTCGCGGTGCGGCTCAAGGAACCGAGCGGCGAAGGGCTGATCGCCCGCTACGTCTCGCTGCTCGACGAGCCGTCCCGCGCTGCACTCGGTTCGTACGTCCTGCGGGCCTGGATCGCCCAGGACACCCGGGGGCCGTCCGCCGCCGAGTCCCGCGAGCACGCCGAGCAGGCGGCCCAGCAGCAGCACAAGTGGGCACAGCACTGGCTGTCGCAGAACCCGGGCTCCTCCTGGGCCCAGGAGAGCGCCGCGGTACCGCTCGAGGAGCACTACCGCCGCGCCTACAAGGCACACCAGGCCACCTATCTGGGCTCCGCCACCAAGGACAAGGGCCTCCTGGCGCTCACCGTCGGGATGCCCGGTGGCGAGCTGGCCGCCGCGGCCCAGCACTTCTTCAAGGCACACCCGCAGCGCCGCTCCCAGGCCGACTCGCTCGTCCGAGCCCTGGCCGCGAACGGTGACCGGCCCGCCGTGCAACTCCTGCTCGCCGTGTCCCGCCAGTTCAAGCTCCGCACGGTGCGGGAGCTGGCGGAGGAGCTCGCCGGGCAGCTCGCCGAGGCGCGCGGCTGGAGCGCGGACCAGCTCGCCGACCGCACGGTGCAGACCGCCGGGTTCGACGCCGACGGCGTGCTGCGCCTGTCCTTCGGCGAGCGCGAGTACACCGGCCGCATCACCGACGCCTTCACGATCGAGCTGCGCAACGACAAGGGCAAGGTCGTCAAGACGCCGCCGAGCACCCCGCAGGGCGCCGACGACGAGACCCGTGCCGCCTACAAGGAGGCCCGCGCGCAGCTCACGGCCGGCAAGAAGGAGCTCAAGGCGGTCGTGGAGCTGCAGACCCGCCGCCTGCGCGAGGCCATGATCCAGGGCCGTACCTGGAGCGCGGGCGAGTGGCGCGAGTTCGTCGCGGAGCACCCGGTCATGTCGCGCCTCGCCGCGCGCGTCGTGTGGCTCGCCGACCCGGGCACGCCCGCAAAGCGGGCGTTCCGGCCCGACGACGGCGCGCTGGTCGCCGTGGACGACGAGGACGTGACGCTCGGCGAGGGCGCGGACGACGACGGCCGCACGGTCGGCATCGCCCACGCGGTGACCCTCGCCGGCGGGAACGGCGGAGCCGACACCCCGGAGGCCTGGCGCGAGCACCTGGCCGACTACGAGGTGCGGCCCCTGTTCGAGCAGTTCGCCACCGCCGTGCCCGAGACGGCAGAGGGCGCGCGGCGCGTGACGGACCGGCGTGGCTGGCTCACCGACAGCTACACCGTGCGCGGCAGGCTGCTCGCCCGCGGGTACCAGAACGGCGGGGTGCAGGATGCCGGCTGGTTCTACGAGTACACGAAGGAGCACCCGTCGGCCGGCCTCGTCGCCGAGATCGAGTTCACGGGCGCGTTCATGGGCAACGAGAACATCCCCGCGGCGATCAAGGACCTGACCTTCCGCAAGCCCGGCACCTGGGGCGACCGCGGTGTCGTGCCGCTCGCCGACGTGCCGCCCGTGCTGCTGGCGGAGACCTATGCCGACTACCTGGACGTGGCCTCGGCCGGGGCGTACGACCCCGCCTGGGAGCGCAAGTCGGAGTACTGA
- a CDS encoding ATP-binding protein: MTTETTEARADAAIEQRPPVEVRHAGELAALAAWDEERGAERPPGWRLSPRAVRAFVVGDERIGVSRKFYGDDPLVDRAVVALMGRQGLMLVGEPGTAKSMLSELLSAAVSGSSTLTVQGTAATTEDHVRYSWNYALLVSEGPTERSLVPSPVMTGMRAGSLVRFEEITRCAPEIQDTLVSILSEKQLMVPELGPDAREAARPGFNVIATANLKDRGVHEMSAALKRRFSFETVAPVRDRDFEIELVERQLTAELGASGDRPAMPRDVLEVLVTVFQELRSGTTRDGAPVKRPETVMSTAEAVNVAVAASLEARYLGDGRVTAAEVARQVAGVALKGDEEDARRLRHYVDNVVRERARKDKGWKAFFDAAEVLWR, from the coding sequence ATGACGACCGAGACGACCGAGGCCCGCGCGGACGCGGCGATCGAGCAGCGCCCGCCCGTGGAGGTGCGGCACGCCGGGGAACTGGCGGCGCTCGCCGCGTGGGACGAGGAGCGTGGCGCGGAACGGCCTCCCGGCTGGCGGCTGAGCCCGCGCGCCGTGCGCGCCTTCGTGGTGGGGGACGAGCGGATCGGGGTGAGCCGCAAGTTCTACGGCGACGACCCGCTGGTCGACCGCGCCGTCGTGGCGCTCATGGGCCGCCAGGGGCTGATGCTGGTGGGCGAGCCGGGCACGGCGAAGTCGATGCTGTCGGAGCTGCTGTCGGCGGCGGTGAGCGGATCGTCCACGCTGACGGTGCAGGGCACGGCGGCCACCACGGAGGACCACGTGCGGTACTCGTGGAACTACGCGCTGCTCGTGTCCGAGGGCCCCACGGAGCGGTCCCTCGTCCCGTCACCCGTGATGACGGGGATGCGCGCCGGATCGCTCGTGCGCTTCGAGGAGATCACGCGCTGCGCGCCCGAGATCCAGGACACGCTCGTGTCGATCCTGTCCGAGAAGCAGCTCATGGTCCCGGAGCTCGGGCCGGACGCGCGGGAGGCCGCCCGGCCCGGGTTCAACGTCATCGCGACCGCGAACCTCAAGGACCGGGGCGTCCACGAGATGTCGGCCGCGCTCAAGCGCCGCTTCTCGTTCGAGACCGTGGCGCCCGTGCGGGACCGCGACTTCGAGATCGAGCTCGTGGAGCGGCAGCTCACCGCCGAGCTCGGCGCCTCCGGCGACCGGCCCGCGATGCCCCGCGACGTGCTCGAGGTCCTGGTCACGGTGTTCCAGGAACTGCGGTCCGGGACCACCCGGGACGGCGCCCCGGTCAAGCGGCCCGAGACCGTCATGTCCACGGCCGAGGCGGTCAACGTGGCGGTGGCGGCATCCCTGGAGGCCCGCTACCTGGGCGACGGCCGCGTCACCGCCGCGGAGGTCGCCCGCCAGGTCGCGGGCGTCGCGCTCAAGGGCGACGAGGAGGACGCGCGCCGGCTGCGGCACTACGTCGACAACGTGGTCCGCGAGCGCGCTCGCAAGGACAAGGGGTGGAAGGCATTCTTCGACGCGGCCGAGGTGCTGTGGCGGTGA